One window of the Streptomyces asoensis genome contains the following:
- a CDS encoding polysaccharide deacetylase family protein, which produces MKKDQLFTRRRALLAGAAAVGAVGTAGVFLWGEDAKPVRAAAPAAGAPAHSLPLKPSAYRLQPLTGYGPPRTVPGRTPVRHEPLLKLTGRGRTMVLTFDDGPDPRYTPGILDTLAHYDVRAMFFVCGEMAADHQDLLGRMADEGHVVGNHTWTHPLLTGLTRRQIHSEMSRTSDVIEEGCGEPPRWFRAPYGAWNRAAFQLGAELGMEPLGWTVDTLDWTAPGTGTIVDRVEKGAAPGVVLLSHDAGGDRSQSVRALRSYLPQLLDSGYHITVPHRRYT; this is translated from the coding sequence ATGAAGAAGGATCAGTTGTTCACGCGGCGCCGGGCGTTGCTCGCCGGCGCCGCCGCCGTCGGAGCGGTCGGCACGGCCGGAGTGTTCCTGTGGGGCGAGGACGCGAAGCCGGTCCGGGCCGCCGCCCCCGCCGCGGGTGCCCCGGCGCACAGCCTGCCGCTGAAGCCCTCCGCCTACCGCCTCCAGCCGCTGACCGGCTACGGCCCCCCGCGCACCGTCCCCGGCCGCACCCCGGTGCGCCACGAACCGCTGCTGAAGCTGACCGGCCGCGGCCGCACCATGGTGCTGACCTTCGACGACGGACCCGACCCCCGCTACACCCCCGGCATCCTCGACACGCTGGCCCACTACGACGTGCGCGCGATGTTCTTCGTGTGCGGGGAGATGGCCGCCGACCACCAGGATCTGCTGGGACGGATGGCCGACGAGGGCCATGTCGTCGGCAACCACACCTGGACCCACCCCCTGCTGACCGGCCTCACCCGCCGTCAGATCCACTCCGAGATGTCCCGTACCAGCGACGTCATCGAGGAGGGCTGTGGTGAGCCGCCCCGCTGGTTCCGCGCCCCCTACGGCGCCTGGAACCGAGCCGCCTTCCAACTCGGCGCCGAACTGGGCATGGAGCCGCTCGGCTGGACGGTCGACACCCTCGACTGGACCGCCCCCGGCACCGGGACCATCGTCGACCGGGTCGAGAAGGGCGCAGCCCCCGGCGTCGTGCTGCTCTCGCACGATGCCGGGGGCGACCGCTCGCAGAGCGTGCGGGCACTGCGCAGCTATCTGCCGCAGCTGCTGGACTCCGGCTACCACATCACCGTCCCGCACCGGCGGTACACCTGA
- a CDS encoding universal stress protein, producing MTEQHSQQPAHQFERGTDGPKVILVGVDGSDSSLRAAAYAGGLARRQHALLAVVYVQPVLAAGAALGVPVAEATDEIAEDLVAQIREATERTRGIFDVRWEFHTFRGDPYGGLVKAADRLKADAVVVGASEQAGHRIVGSVAVRLVKAGRWPVTVVP from the coding sequence GTGACGGAACAGCACTCGCAGCAGCCCGCGCACCAGTTCGAGCGGGGCACGGACGGACCCAAGGTCATCCTCGTCGGGGTGGACGGCTCCGACTCCTCCCTACGGGCCGCGGCCTACGCCGGCGGCCTGGCCCGTCGCCAGCACGCGCTGCTCGCCGTGGTGTACGTGCAGCCGGTACTGGCGGCGGGCGCGGCGCTCGGGGTGCCGGTCGCGGAGGCGACCGACGAGATCGCCGAGGACCTGGTCGCGCAGATCCGGGAGGCCACCGAGCGCACCCGGGGGATATTCGACGTGCGCTGGGAGTTCCACACCTTCCGTGGCGACCCCTACGGCGGCCTGGTGAAGGCGGCGGACCGGCTCAAGGCGGACGCGGTGGTGGTGGGCGCCTCCGAACAGGCCGGCCACCGGATCGTGGGGTCCGTCGCGGTGCGGCTGGTGAAGGCGGGGCGGTGGCCGGTGACGGTGGTGCCGTAG
- a CDS encoding DUF4239 domain-containing protein produces MPEWLVLTLAMLAACAVVVVITLLRHRRAPEDEDPSETPDVIEYMTMWIGVVYAIVLGLAIAGVWEARSVAQDHVQAEAQALHEISERVRVYPADARDRIREDVNAYVGHVVTTEWKSMADDGEVTKRGDELLRQVRVDVTDYEPTSDFQAQAYQPLLDQMAAADQARNARAESTGATMPGVVWFGLLAGAAITIGMVFALQIRRTTRELVLAGLFSALIAFLLFLIWDFDAPYSRGITASAEPFLHLFPGVKG; encoded by the coding sequence TTGCCGGAATGGCTTGTTCTCACCCTCGCGATGCTCGCCGCCTGCGCGGTGGTGGTCGTCATCACCCTCCTACGGCACCGCAGGGCGCCCGAGGACGAGGACCCCTCCGAGACCCCGGACGTCATCGAGTACATGACGATGTGGATCGGCGTGGTGTACGCCATCGTCCTGGGCCTGGCCATCGCCGGCGTCTGGGAGGCGCGCAGTGTCGCCCAGGACCACGTCCAGGCGGAGGCGCAGGCGCTGCACGAGATCTCGGAGCGGGTCCGCGTCTACCCGGCCGACGCCCGTGACCGTATTCGGGAGGATGTCAACGCCTATGTCGGACACGTCGTCACCACCGAGTGGAAGTCGATGGCCGACGACGGTGAGGTGACGAAGCGCGGCGACGAACTCCTCCGGCAGGTCCGGGTGGACGTCACCGACTACGAGCCGACGTCCGACTTCCAGGCGCAGGCCTACCAGCCGCTCCTCGACCAGATGGCCGCCGCGGACCAGGCCCGCAACGCCCGCGCCGAGTCGACCGGGGCGACCATGCCGGGCGTGGTGTGGTTCGGGCTGCTGGCCGGGGCCGCCATCACCATCGGCATGGTCTTCGCGCTACAGATCCGGCGTACCACCCGCGAACTGGTGCTGGCGGGGCTGTTCTCCGCGCTGATCGCCTTTCTGCTCTTCCTCATCTGGGACTTCGACGCGCCCTACAGCCGGGGCATCACCGCGTCGGCGGAACCGTTCCTCCATCTGTTCCCCGGCGTCAAGGGCTGA
- a CDS encoding CapA family protein, which produces MIARRHQVALALTALLTSAAACQARDHGPTERPGRPAPSAARGFTLVASGDILPHTTVIDRAGFDAGGTGYDFRPMLAGIKPVVSGADLALCHMETVYGANGAYTGYPDFKSPPEIAEALAATGYDGCSTASNHSLDDGAAGVQRTLDALDAAGVRHAGTARTEAEGNSVTLLRAGAAKVAHLAYTYDTNGHPVPPGQPWTVNLLDENRILADAKAARKAGADVVVVSVHWGTEWQDAPDDRQLTLARTLTASRTGGRPDIDLILGTHAHVPQAYEKVNGTWVVYGMGDQIAGEMFNHQGVQDARGNQSTVARFTFAPPARPGGRWEVRKAEFVPQLFDIDAGRVVDIDKALAQGAGVEGVRDRIREVVLGRGAAKDGLVMGK; this is translated from the coding sequence GTGATCGCCCGCAGACACCAGGTGGCCCTGGCCCTGACGGCCCTTCTCACCTCGGCCGCCGCCTGCCAGGCCCGGGACCACGGGCCGACCGAGCGGCCCGGCCGCCCGGCGCCGTCCGCCGCCCGCGGCTTCACGCTCGTCGCCTCCGGCGACATCCTCCCGCACACCACCGTCATCGACCGCGCCGGCTTCGACGCCGGGGGCACCGGCTACGACTTCCGCCCGATGCTCGCGGGCATCAAACCCGTCGTCTCCGGCGCCGATCTGGCGCTGTGTCACATGGAGACCGTGTACGGCGCGAACGGCGCCTACACCGGCTACCCGGACTTCAAGTCCCCGCCGGAGATCGCCGAAGCCCTCGCCGCCACCGGCTACGACGGCTGCTCCACCGCCTCCAACCACAGCCTCGACGACGGCGCCGCCGGCGTACAGCGCACCCTCGACGCGCTCGACGCCGCCGGCGTACGGCACGCGGGCACCGCCCGCACCGAGGCCGAGGGCAACTCGGTCACGCTGCTGCGCGCGGGCGCGGCGAAAGTCGCCCATCTCGCCTACACCTACGACACCAACGGTCACCCCGTCCCGCCGGGACAGCCCTGGACCGTCAACCTCCTCGACGAGAACCGGATCCTCGCCGACGCCAAAGCCGCCCGGAAGGCGGGCGCGGACGTGGTCGTCGTCTCCGTGCACTGGGGCACCGAATGGCAGGACGCGCCGGACGACCGCCAGCTCACGCTGGCCCGCACCCTCACCGCCTCCCGCACGGGCGGCCGCCCCGACATCGACCTGATCCTCGGGACGCACGCCCACGTCCCGCAGGCCTACGAGAAGGTCAACGGCACCTGGGTCGTCTACGGCATGGGCGACCAGATCGCGGGCGAGATGTTCAACCACCAGGGCGTCCAGGACGCGCGCGGCAACCAGTCCACCGTCGCCCGTTTCACCTTCGCCCCGCCCGCCCGGCCCGGCGGCCGCTGGGAGGTGCGCAAGGCCGAGTTCGTGCCGCAGCTGTTCGACATCGACGCCGGCCGGGTGGTCGACATCGACAAGGCCCTCGCCCAGGGCGCGGGCGTCGAGGGGGTGCGCGACCGGATCAGAGAGGTCGTCCTCGGCCGGGGTGCGGCGAAGGACGGGCTGGTGATGGGGAAGTGA
- a CDS encoding SCO0930 family lipoprotein: protein MKTTWRSASLAASAVAVLALTTACGSESGTSSSQNVGATAPAGGIAGVGVGSGVGSGVGSSASASATGGAAAQGSAGELAVSANGGLGKILTDGTGKTLYRFDADTAEPPKSNCDGDCATAWPPVSADDISAGDGIDKSLLGEVTRTDGTKQLTVAGWPAYYYAKDAKAGDTTGQGVGNKWFALTPEGKKAKSGSSAESGTELAGLSVRKDANLGEIVVDKNGMTVYRFLKDKAWPEPVSNCNGACLEKWPAVAPVAFNETEGIQEKGYMNFTRSDGTKQQTINCSPIYTFSGDKAPGDINGQGVGGTWYAVAPNGKLVGAPAQ, encoded by the coding sequence ATGAAGACCACCTGGCGGAGCGCCTCACTTGCGGCGAGTGCTGTGGCCGTGCTGGCGCTGACGACGGCGTGCGGTTCTGAGAGCGGCACGTCGTCGAGCCAGAACGTCGGGGCCACGGCTCCGGCCGGTGGCATCGCGGGCGTCGGCGTGGGCAGCGGCGTCGGCAGTGGGGTCGGCTCCAGTGCGAGCGCGAGTGCGACCGGAGGGGCCGCCGCGCAGGGCAGCGCGGGCGAACTGGCGGTCTCCGCGAACGGCGGACTCGGCAAGATCCTCACCGACGGCACCGGCAAGACTCTCTACCGCTTCGACGCGGACACCGCGGAACCCCCGAAGTCGAACTGTGACGGTGACTGCGCGACCGCCTGGCCGCCGGTCTCCGCCGATGACATCTCCGCCGGCGACGGCATCGACAAGTCGCTGCTCGGCGAGGTCACCCGCACCGACGGCACCAAGCAGCTGACCGTTGCCGGCTGGCCCGCCTACTACTACGCCAAGGACGCCAAGGCCGGTGACACCACCGGTCAGGGCGTGGGCAACAAGTGGTTCGCGCTCACCCCCGAAGGCAAGAAGGCCAAGTCCGGCTCGTCCGCCGAGTCCGGCACCGAGCTGGCCGGGCTGTCCGTCCGCAAGGACGCCAACCTCGGTGAGATCGTCGTCGACAAGAACGGCATGACGGTCTACCGCTTCCTGAAGGACAAGGCCTGGCCCGAGCCGGTTTCGAACTGCAACGGTGCCTGCCTCGAGAAGTGGCCGGCCGTCGCGCCCGTCGCGTTCAACGAGACCGAGGGCATCCAGGAGAAGGGCTACATGAACTTCACCCGGTCCGACGGCACCAAGCAGCAGACGATCAACTGCTCGCCGATCTACACCTTCTCCGGTGACAAGGCGCCCGGCGACATCAACGGCCAGGGCGTGGGCGGCACGTGGTACGCCGTCGCGCCGAACGGAAAGCTGGTCGGAGCGCCGGCGCAGTAG
- the lysX gene encoding bifunctional lysylphosphatidylglycerol synthetase/lysine--tRNA ligase LysX, with translation MSATVRTATAEDTPGPARRPAGRFLGRVPEGFATFFGALGLLCVLLALVPPLRRLLRPVVRFLDLLIVPVSANLAYAVFLFLLAAATAARKKVAWWLVVVYLGLLVLTDILGVAVGLYRESVPSLVVCALALVLLVVARGEFYAASRRAAVRRALAVLLVGLGLAILVGWGLVELFPGTLPESQRFGWAANRVLGGLVSTRSFDGRPPRPLFFLLGLFGAFALLNAAAALFRSQRMEAALHGDEEARIRALLKAYGDQDSLGYFATRRDKAVVFSPSGKAAVTYRVEAGVCLASGDPVGDREAWPHAIAAWLDAARLHAWAPAVMGASEDGAKAFARAGLGALQLGDEAILPVASFDLGGREMRVTRQAVNRVRRTGASCRVRRHSTLTDQEMEEVLGRADAWRDTETERGFSMALDRLGDPADGDCLLVEALDDDGRLLALLSFVPWGRDGISLDLMRRDRSAPNGVMEFMVADLCAAAPKLGVRRISLNFAVFRSAFEEGARIGAGPVLRLWRRLLLFFSKWWQLEALYRSNAKYHPEWYPRFLCYADAGSLARVGLASGIAEGFVSVPSLRKLWGNRNARGGPRPATTEGLPPLAALGLDGGDEAGDAGPDAGLPEQVRVRHRKLDRLRAEGVDPYPVGVPLRTHTLARIRTGETVTVAGRIMRVRDFGGIVFVTLRDWSGDHQLALTREALGSFRSDTDLGDHIVVTGTAGTSDKGEPTVFVTSWQLTAKCLRPLPDKRRGLTDPEAKVRMRYLDLVASPAARDVVRARSHAVQALRQGLLERGYLEVETPMLQQIHGGANARPFTTHINAYDLDLYLRIAPELYLKRLCVGGLEKVFEMGRTFRNEGVSYKHNPEFTMLEAYQAYADYDVMLDLVRELIQGAATAAFGSPVARKDGREYDISGAWPVRTVHGAISEALGEQIDADTPLSVLHRHCDRAEVPYRPDDGRGDVVLEMYERLVEERTQLPTFYKDFPTDVSPLTRQHRTDPRLAERWDLVAFGTELGTAYSELTDPVEQRRRLTEQSLLAAGGDPEAMELDEDFLDALEYAMPPTGGLGIGVDRLVMFLTGLTIRETLPFPLVRHR, from the coding sequence ATGAGTGCCACCGTGCGGACCGCCACGGCCGAGGACACCCCGGGCCCGGCGCGGCGGCCCGCCGGCCGCTTCCTCGGCAGGGTGCCCGAAGGCTTCGCGACCTTCTTCGGCGCCCTCGGCCTGCTCTGCGTCCTGCTGGCCCTGGTCCCGCCGCTGCGCCGCCTGCTGCGCCCGGTCGTCCGCTTCCTGGACCTGCTGATCGTCCCGGTCAGCGCCAACCTCGCCTACGCCGTCTTCCTCTTCCTGCTGGCCGCCGCCACCGCCGCCCGCAAGAAGGTCGCCTGGTGGCTGGTCGTCGTCTACCTGGGCCTGCTCGTCCTCACCGACATCCTCGGCGTGGCCGTCGGCCTGTACCGGGAGTCCGTCCCGTCCCTGGTGGTGTGCGCGCTCGCGCTCGTCCTCCTGGTGGTCGCCCGCGGCGAGTTCTACGCCGCCTCCCGCCGCGCGGCGGTCCGGCGGGCCCTCGCCGTGCTGCTCGTCGGGCTGGGCCTGGCGATCCTCGTGGGCTGGGGCCTGGTGGAACTGTTCCCGGGCACCCTGCCGGAGAGCCAGCGCTTCGGATGGGCCGCCAACCGGGTCCTGGGCGGCCTGGTCTCCACCCGCTCCTTCGACGGCCGCCCGCCCCGCCCCCTCTTCTTCCTCCTCGGCCTCTTCGGCGCCTTCGCCCTGCTGAACGCCGCCGCCGCCCTCTTCCGCTCCCAGCGGATGGAAGCGGCCCTGCACGGCGACGAGGAGGCCCGGATCCGGGCCCTGCTCAAGGCATACGGCGACCAGGACTCCCTCGGCTACTTCGCCACCCGGCGCGACAAGGCCGTCGTCTTCTCACCCAGCGGCAAGGCCGCCGTCACCTACCGCGTCGAGGCCGGTGTCTGTCTCGCCAGCGGCGACCCCGTCGGCGACCGCGAGGCCTGGCCGCACGCCATCGCCGCCTGGCTGGACGCCGCCCGCCTGCACGCCTGGGCGCCCGCGGTCATGGGCGCCTCCGAGGACGGCGCGAAGGCCTTCGCCCGCGCCGGACTCGGCGCCCTCCAGCTCGGCGACGAGGCGATCCTGCCGGTCGCCTCCTTCGACCTCGGCGGCCGGGAGATGCGGGTCACCCGGCAGGCCGTGAACCGGGTGCGCCGCACCGGCGCCTCCTGCCGGGTCCGCCGCCACTCCACCCTCACCGACCAGGAGATGGAGGAGGTCCTCGGCCGTGCCGACGCCTGGCGCGACACCGAGACCGAACGCGGCTTCTCCATGGCCCTGGACCGTCTCGGCGACCCCGCCGACGGCGACTGCCTCCTCGTGGAGGCCCTGGACGACGACGGCCGGCTCCTGGCCCTGCTCTCCTTCGTCCCCTGGGGCCGGGACGGCATCTCCCTGGACCTCATGCGCCGCGACCGCTCCGCCCCCAACGGCGTCATGGAGTTCATGGTCGCCGACCTGTGCGCCGCCGCCCCGAAGCTCGGCGTACGCCGGATCTCCCTCAACTTCGCCGTCTTCCGCTCGGCCTTCGAGGAGGGCGCCCGCATCGGCGCCGGACCGGTCCTGCGGCTGTGGCGCCGACTGCTGCTGTTCTTCTCCAAGTGGTGGCAACTGGAGGCCCTCTACCGCTCCAACGCCAAGTACCACCCCGAGTGGTATCCCCGCTTCCTCTGCTACGCCGACGCCGGCTCCCTCGCCCGGGTGGGCCTGGCCTCCGGTATCGCCGAGGGCTTCGTCTCCGTGCCCTCGCTGCGCAAGCTCTGGGGCAACCGGAACGCGAGGGGCGGGCCGCGCCCCGCCACCACCGAGGGCCTGCCGCCACTGGCGGCGCTCGGCCTCGACGGAGGGGACGAGGCCGGGGACGCCGGTCCGGACGCGGGCCTGCCCGAGCAGGTCCGCGTCCGGCACCGCAAGCTCGACCGGCTGCGCGCCGAGGGCGTCGACCCCTACCCGGTCGGCGTCCCGCTCCGCACCCACACCCTCGCCCGGATCCGTACGGGGGAGACGGTCACCGTCGCGGGCCGGATCATGCGGGTACGCGACTTCGGCGGCATCGTCTTCGTGACGCTGCGCGACTGGTCGGGCGACCACCAACTCGCCCTCACCCGCGAAGCCCTCGGCTCCTTCAGGTCCGACACCGACCTCGGCGACCACATCGTCGTCACGGGCACGGCCGGGACGAGCGACAAGGGCGAGCCCACCGTCTTCGTCACCTCCTGGCAGCTCACCGCCAAGTGTCTGCGCCCCCTGCCCGACAAGCGCCGCGGCCTCACCGACCCCGAGGCCAAGGTCCGCATGCGCTACCTCGACCTGGTCGCGAGCCCCGCCGCCCGCGATGTCGTCCGGGCCCGCTCCCACGCCGTACAGGCGCTGCGCCAGGGCCTGTTGGAGCGCGGCTACCTCGAGGTCGAGACCCCGATGCTCCAGCAGATCCACGGCGGCGCCAACGCCCGCCCCTTCACCACCCACATCAACGCCTACGACCTCGACCTCTATCTGCGCATCGCCCCCGAGCTGTACCTCAAGCGGCTGTGCGTCGGCGGCCTGGAGAAGGTTTTCGAGATGGGCCGCACCTTCCGCAACGAGGGCGTCTCCTACAAGCACAACCCCGAGTTCACGATGCTGGAGGCCTACCAGGCGTACGCCGACTACGACGTGATGCTCGACCTGGTCCGCGAGCTGATCCAGGGCGCGGCCACGGCCGCCTTCGGCTCGCCGGTCGCCCGCAAGGACGGACGGGAGTACGACATCTCGGGGGCGTGGCCGGTCCGGACGGTCCACGGCGCGATCTCCGAGGCGCTCGGCGAGCAGATCGACGCCGACACCCCGCTGTCCGTCCTGCACCGGCACTGCGACCGGGCCGAAGTCCCGTACAGACCGGACGACGGCCGGGGCGACGTCGTGCTGGAGATGTACGAACGCCTGGTCGAGGAGAGGACCCAACTCCCGACCTTCTACAAGGACTTCCCCACCGACGTCTCCCCGCTCACCCGGCAGCACCGCACCGACCCACGGCTCGCCGAACGCTGGGACCTCGTCGCCTTCGGCACCGAACTCGGCACCGCCTACTCCGAGTTGACCGATCCGGTCGAGCAACGCCGCCGCCTCACCGAGCAGTCACTGCTCGCCGCCGGCGGAGACCCCGAGGCGATGGAACTCGACGAGGACTTCCTCGACGCCCTCGAGTACGCGATGCCCCCGACCGGTGGTCTCGGTATCGGCGTCGACCGCCTGGTCATGTTCCTCACCGGCCTCACGATCCGCGAGACCCTGCCGTTCCCGCTGGTACGACACCGCTGA
- a CDS encoding SAM-dependent methyltransferase yields MERPAWAPRSIDISVPSVSRIYDHYLGGSHNFEVDREAARKAMEFLPGLPKISQANRAFMRRAVRYAVDEGVTQFLDIGSGIPTFGNVHEVAQAVSPGARVVYVDHDPVAVAHSQAVLAGNADADVVAADLRKPQEILGSPQVAQLIDLERPVALLLVAVLHFVEDADDPFAAVAELTAALAPGSLLLLTHASYEGIPLPPERAGGAVDVYKDIRNPLIMRSRDEIARFFEGYDMVEPGLVPMPHWRPDTAPEDEDPWALSGFAGVGRTA; encoded by the coding sequence ATGGAGCGACCCGCCTGGGCCCCTCGGAGCATCGACATCTCGGTGCCCAGCGTCTCGCGGATCTACGACCACTACCTGGGCGGCTCGCACAACTTCGAGGTCGACCGGGAAGCAGCCCGCAAGGCCATGGAGTTCCTGCCGGGACTTCCGAAGATCAGCCAGGCGAACCGGGCGTTCATGCGCCGGGCCGTGCGGTACGCGGTCGACGAGGGCGTCACCCAGTTCCTCGACATCGGCTCCGGCATCCCCACCTTCGGCAATGTGCACGAGGTCGCCCAGGCGGTGAGTCCCGGGGCGCGGGTGGTCTACGTCGACCACGACCCGGTGGCCGTCGCGCACAGCCAGGCGGTGCTGGCCGGCAACGCCGACGCCGATGTCGTGGCCGCCGATCTGCGCAAGCCGCAGGAGATCCTGGGCAGCCCGCAGGTGGCCCAACTGATCGACCTGGAGCGGCCGGTGGCGTTGCTGCTCGTCGCCGTACTGCATTTCGTGGAGGACGCGGACGACCCGTTCGCGGCGGTGGCCGAACTCACCGCCGCGCTCGCGCCCGGCAGTCTGCTCCTGCTCACCCATGCCTCGTACGAGGGAATCCCGCTGCCACCGGAGCGGGCCGGTGGCGCGGTGGACGTGTACAAGGACATCCGCAACCCGCTGATCATGCGCTCGCGTGACGAGATCGCGCGGTTCTTCGAGGGGTACGACATGGTGGAACCCGGACTGGTGCCGATGCCGCACTGGCGGCCGGACACGGCGCCGGAGGACGAGGACCCATGGGCCCTCTCCGGTTTCGCGGGCGTGGGGCGTACGGCGTGA
- a CDS encoding class F sortase, producing MPAYELSEVAEEEERRRKRAPWGVIALVLLTGLALIRNGSGEFDIGPPQPASAAAADGRTAGAFGRTPAPLPYAVPDRVRIPAIRVDAPVTSVGLDADGWVGAPPPEDPNLAGWFTGGVSPGEKGTAVVVGHVDNKLGPAVFYGLGALKKGNRVEVSRGDGKTAVFEIYGIEVFEKNNFPGDRVYASKGSPELRVITCGGGFSKANGYDGNVVAFARLAEVR from the coding sequence ATGCCTGCGTACGAGCTGTCCGAGGTGGCGGAAGAAGAGGAGCGGCGGCGGAAGCGCGCGCCATGGGGAGTGATAGCGCTTGTTCTGCTGACCGGCCTCGCGCTCATCCGGAACGGGTCGGGAGAGTTCGACATCGGCCCGCCGCAGCCCGCCTCGGCGGCGGCCGCGGACGGTCGCACCGCAGGTGCCTTCGGCCGGACCCCGGCACCGCTGCCGTACGCCGTGCCGGACCGGGTCCGGATCCCCGCCATCCGGGTGGACGCGCCGGTCACGTCGGTCGGCCTGGACGCGGACGGCTGGGTCGGCGCGCCGCCGCCGGAGGACCCGAATCTGGCCGGCTGGTTCACCGGTGGCGTCTCGCCCGGCGAAAAGGGAACCGCGGTCGTCGTCGGTCATGTCGACAACAAACTGGGCCCCGCCGTCTTCTACGGTCTCGGAGCCCTGAAGAAGGGAAATCGCGTCGAGGTGTCACGAGGGGACGGAAAGACCGCGGTCTTCGAGATCTACGGCATCGAGGTGTTCGAGAAGAACAACTTCCCCGGCGACCGTGTCTACGCCTCCAAGGGCTCCCCCGAATTGCGGGTCATCACCTGTGGCGGCGGTTTCTCCAAGGCGAACGGATACGACGGGAACGTCGTCGCCTTCGCCCGCCTGGCCGAGGTCCGCTGA